The Glycine max cultivar Williams 82 chromosome 12, Glycine_max_v4.0, whole genome shotgun sequence genome window below encodes:
- the LOC100793227 gene encoding prohibitin-1, mitochondrial → MHLLSFSFSCWESLNPTEKRYINPATNNQPPNPSLFSASIGNFQGKKMNLKNMKIPNVPGGGASSALLKLGLLGGIGLYAAANSLYNVEGGHRAIVFNRLVGVKDKVYPEGTHFMIPWFERPVIYDVRARPHLVESTSGSRDLQMVKIGLRVLTRPLPNQLPTVYRTLGENYNERVLPSIIHETLKAVVAQYNASQLITQREAVSREIRKILTERAANFNIALDDVSITSLTFGKEFTAAIEAKQVAAQEAERAKFVVEKAEQDKRSAVIRAQGEAKSAQLIGQAIANNPAFITLRKIEAAREIAHTISNAANKVYLNSDDLLLNLQEMKLEPGRK, encoded by the exons ATGCATTtattatccttttctttttcttgttgggAAAGTTTAAACCCTACAGAAAAACGCTACATAAACCCCGCAACAAACAACCAACCCCCAAACCCCTCACTCTTCTCGGCGTCCATCGGAAATTTCCAAG GTAAAAAGATGAATCTGAAGAACATGAAGATTCCGAACGTTCCAGGCGGCGGTGCGTCCTCTGCGCTGCTGAAGCTTGGGCTTCTTGGTGGAATTGGTTTATATGCAGCTGCTAACAGTCTCTACAACGTTGAAGGAGGTCACCGAGCCATTGTTTTCAACCGTCTAGTTGGTGTCAAAGACAAG GTCTATCCTGAAGGAACACACTTTATGATTCCGTGGTTTGAGAGGCCTGTTATCTATGATGTCCGTGCACGACCCCATCTAGTTGAGAGTACATCTGGTAGTCGTGATCTACAGATG GTGAAAATTGGACTTCGAGTTCTTACTCGCCCTTTGCCCAACCAATTACCTACGGTTTATCGGACCCTTGGAGAGAATTATAATGAAAGGGTTTTACCTTCAATCATACATGAAACTTTGAAAGCCGTGGTTGCCCAGTACAATGCCAGCCAGCTTATTACTCAGCGAGAG GCTGTTAGTCGGGAAATCCGGAAGATTCTAACTGAAAGGGCTGCTAACTTCAATATTGCCCTTGATGATGTGTCAATTACTAGTCTGACTTTTGGCAAGGAGTTTACTGCTGCAATTGAAGCTAAGCAGGTAGCTGCACAAGAAGCTGAGAGGGCTAAATTTGTTGTGGAAAAAGCTGAGCAAGACAAGAGAAGTGCTGTAATTAGAGCACAG GGAGAAGCAAAAAGTGCCCAACTGATTGGGCAAGCTATTGCCAACAATCCAGCTTTTATCACACTGAGGAAGATAGAAGCCGCAAGGGAGATTGCACATACTATATCAAATGCGGCAAACAAGGTTTACCTGAATTCAGATGATCTATTGTTGAATCTTCAAGAGATGAAATTGGAGCCAGGCAGAAAGTGA